Proteins encoded by one window of Candidatus Sumerlaea chitinivorans:
- a CDS encoding Porphobilinogen deaminase: MKTLPRTLRLATRGSALALAQTQLVCQAIERVAGADVAIELVVVHTSADRAPDRPLREFGDKALFVKEIEEAILAGRADAGVHSLKDLPALLPDRLIVVATLEREDTRDVLITRNGLAFAELPPAATVATSSLRRRAQLARLRPDLTFVDVRGNVDTRLRKLQRGDFDALILAAAGLRRLGLMPDYVNFLSHDEVLPAAGQGAIAVEAPADSPFKDVLELINHVPTFRACEVERLFVRSIGADCHSAVGCLCEKAGRTTRFRAVVCSPDGSRAFSYDQQHDDWDDATFALDAAERLIAQGAESILELGRDPRWKGQRS; encoded by the coding sequence ATGAAAACTCTCCCAAGAACATTGCGACTGGCTACGCGTGGCAGCGCGCTTGCTCTTGCTCAGACACAACTTGTGTGTCAGGCAATCGAACGCGTTGCCGGGGCCGACGTCGCGATCGAGCTTGTCGTTGTGCATACAAGCGCGGACCGCGCCCCAGATCGCCCACTCCGCGAATTTGGGGACAAAGCGCTTTTCGTGAAAGAAATTGAAGAGGCCATTCTGGCAGGGCGAGCAGATGCGGGCGTTCATAGCCTCAAGGATTTGCCAGCTCTCCTTCCGGATCGGCTCATAGTCGTAGCCACGCTTGAGCGCGAAGATACGCGCGACGTCCTGATTACACGCAATGGGCTTGCGTTCGCCGAACTTCCCCCGGCAGCCACCGTGGCTACCTCGAGCCTACGGCGTCGGGCGCAGCTCGCACGTCTTCGCCCGGACCTGACCTTCGTTGATGTTCGCGGCAACGTGGACACCCGGTTACGAAAACTTCAACGCGGAGACTTCGATGCGCTTATTCTCGCTGCGGCAGGACTTCGCCGCCTTGGTCTCATGCCAGACTACGTCAACTTTCTCTCTCACGATGAGGTCCTTCCAGCAGCAGGACAAGGTGCAATCGCGGTCGAGGCCCCAGCAGACTCGCCTTTCAAAGATGTCCTTGAGCTTATCAACCATGTCCCAACATTCCGGGCGTGTGAGGTGGAGCGTCTCTTCGTGCGGTCCATTGGAGCAGATTGCCATTCGGCCGTTGGCTGCCTGTGCGAAAAGGCGGGAAGAACAACGCGTTTTCGCGCCGTCGTGTGCTCCCCCGATGGAAGCCGCGCATTTTCCTACGACCAGCAGCACGACGACTGGGACGATGCAACGTTTGCATTGGACGCCGCCGAACGTCTTATCGCTCAAGGCGCCGAGTCCATTCTTGAACTCGGCCGCGACCCACGATGGAAGGGGCAACGCTCATGA
- a CDS encoding Methylenetetrahydrofolate dehydrogenase (NADP+) — protein MTARIIDGTAIAARIREQLLLESRAFMQRTHVKPGLVVILVGDHPASQVYVRSKRKACLELGWYSEVITLPNSASQQQVEEVIDKLNADPMVHGILLQLPLPEHLSEHVLLERIRPEKDVDGFHPLNVGKLVLGLPAPIPCTPLGIQRLLLEEKIETSGKFTVVVGRSNIVGKPVAQLLMRKGAGGDATVCVCHSRSEHLPEILRQADILIAAIGRPNFIKAGWIKPGATVIDVGINRVEDPASPRGYRLVGDVDFEAAKHVAGAITPVPGGVGPMTIAMLLHNTLWCAKRLVE, from the coding sequence ATGACTGCACGCATTATCGATGGAACCGCTATTGCAGCTCGCATCCGCGAGCAGTTGCTCCTTGAATCGCGGGCCTTCATGCAGCGCACCCACGTCAAACCGGGGCTTGTCGTCATTTTGGTAGGCGATCACCCCGCCTCGCAGGTCTACGTGCGCAGCAAGCGCAAGGCGTGTTTGGAGCTCGGATGGTATTCTGAAGTCATCACGCTCCCCAATTCTGCAAGCCAACAGCAAGTCGAGGAGGTCATTGACAAGCTGAATGCCGATCCTATGGTCCACGGGATCCTTTTGCAGCTTCCTCTGCCAGAACATCTCTCTGAACACGTGCTGCTGGAACGGATTCGACCCGAGAAAGACGTGGATGGTTTCCATCCATTGAACGTGGGGAAGCTTGTTCTGGGGCTACCCGCCCCGATCCCGTGTACGCCTCTCGGAATCCAGCGGCTCCTCCTTGAAGAAAAAATCGAAACCTCCGGCAAATTCACGGTGGTTGTGGGCCGAAGCAACATTGTGGGAAAGCCCGTTGCTCAACTGCTTATGCGGAAAGGGGCTGGCGGCGATGCAACCGTTTGCGTCTGCCACTCACGTTCTGAGCACCTCCCTGAAATTTTGCGCCAAGCCGATATCCTGATCGCAGCCATCGGCCGTCCCAATTTCATCAAAGCTGGTTGGATCAAGCCGGGCGCGACCGTCATCGATGTGGGCATCAACCGGGTTGAGGATCCGGCCTCGCCACGTGGTTATCGTTTAGTGGGCGATGTAGATTTTGAGGCCGCGAAACACGTGGCTGGCGCCATCACGCCGGTGCCCGGCGGAGTGGGGCCGATGACCATCGCCATGCTCCTGCATAACACGCTCTGGTGCGCAAAGCGACTCGTCGAATGA
- a CDS encoding Apolipoprotein N-acyltransferase, with protein MALGRAQRLREVIWTTLVFGFFYFYFSLWWLNTLTIFNPFIPLGIVLLGVALSGYLVAFSVPAWFVMRRLSAQWIPLVLATLWVAVEYLRGLGPFGFPWNYLGHSQLPTFPKLAQCADIAGVYGISWLIVFANALFATAALCRWKEIKWTTVARQLALPLAALLVVLYCVIRIYPDHALLKVEAMRQSDAEGTIRIAVLQPNISQLEKVGYYSATSEEEALAAEQQMTSTTLRLLEETSGSQAKLIVMPESSFNSTYFVYQKELHETLARYARALDADILFGADRRETQSDYAARLRHPFTGHSERSFPNLVVRSMEGQPVLLEEPEETVATVAAFLVRREEGLTSTVYDKIHLVPFGETAPIFDRIPFFQEYILMVGTYARGTEYTIFQSDRARVGVMICFESTFASLARAYAQRKANLLCVITNDGWYDPTYVGEHSRFGRWVFSLPFLRTLVASGPAQHFYHSVFRAIETRTPVVRAANTGISAIILPSGEIVRQLGWRERGTFWHDVTLLRSHTTWYARFGDWLALGCVAIWAGVLCAGVVTALRHRRLARAATGEGQANS; from the coding sequence ATGGCGTTGGGGCGGGCTCAACGTTTGCGGGAAGTCATTTGGACGACGCTGGTCTTTGGCTTTTTTTACTTCTACTTCTCTCTTTGGTGGCTCAACACGCTAACCATCTTCAATCCGTTCATCCCCCTTGGCATTGTTCTCCTTGGTGTAGCCCTGAGTGGCTACTTGGTGGCTTTTTCCGTGCCAGCTTGGTTTGTCATGCGGCGGCTCTCAGCCCAGTGGATTCCCCTCGTGCTCGCGACCCTGTGGGTGGCAGTGGAGTATTTGCGCGGATTAGGCCCCTTTGGGTTTCCGTGGAACTACCTTGGGCATTCTCAGTTGCCAACTTTTCCCAAATTAGCCCAATGCGCGGACATTGCGGGCGTTTACGGAATCTCGTGGCTGATTGTGTTCGCAAACGCACTGTTTGCAACCGCAGCTCTTTGCCGGTGGAAAGAAATCAAGTGGACCACCGTGGCTCGCCAACTTGCCCTTCCTCTGGCCGCACTCTTAGTCGTTCTTTATTGTGTCATAAGGATTTATCCGGATCATGCTCTACTAAAAGTTGAAGCGATGCGACAATCGGACGCCGAGGGAACCATCCGGATCGCGGTACTTCAGCCCAATATCTCCCAGTTGGAGAAGGTCGGGTACTACTCGGCGACCAGCGAGGAAGAGGCCCTCGCGGCCGAACAACAAATGACCAGCACCACGCTTCGCCTGCTCGAGGAAACCTCAGGGAGCCAAGCGAAGCTGATCGTCATGCCGGAATCCTCATTCAACTCGACTTATTTTGTGTATCAGAAAGAACTTCATGAAACTCTGGCCCGCTACGCCCGCGCACTTGATGCCGACATCCTTTTTGGAGCCGATCGGCGCGAGACGCAAAGCGACTACGCTGCCCGCTTGCGTCACCCGTTTACAGGGCATTCCGAAAGGTCTTTTCCCAACCTCGTCGTCAGAAGCATGGAAGGGCAACCTGTGCTTCTCGAAGAACCCGAAGAAACCGTGGCAACAGTTGCGGCGTTTCTTGTGCGCAGAGAAGAAGGGCTAACGAGCACCGTCTATGACAAGATTCATTTGGTTCCGTTCGGCGAAACTGCCCCCATCTTTGACCGCATCCCCTTCTTTCAGGAATACATATTAATGGTGGGCACGTATGCGCGGGGGACAGAATATACGATTTTTCAGAGCGACCGAGCGCGGGTTGGCGTGATGATTTGTTTTGAGTCCACTTTTGCGAGCTTGGCGCGGGCCTATGCTCAGCGCAAAGCCAATCTGTTGTGTGTCATCACAAACGATGGTTGGTACGATCCCACTTACGTAGGAGAGCATTCGCGTTTTGGGCGCTGGGTGTTCAGCCTGCCTTTCCTTCGCACGCTTGTGGCATCAGGTCCAGCGCAACATTTTTACCATAGCGTCTTCCGCGCGATCGAGACGCGCACGCCGGTCGTCCGAGCGGCCAATACAGGCATTAGCGCAATCATTTTACCTTCCGGGGAGATCGTACGGCAACTTGGATGGCGCGAACGTGGAACTTTCTGGCATGACGTCACATTGCTTCGTTCCCACACCACTTGGTACGCACGCTTTGGGGATTGGCTCGCGCTCGGATGCGTCGCAATATGGGCGGGCGTCCTATGCGCGGGTGTTGTCACCGCCCTGCGCCATCGTCGATTGGCTCGCGCGGCCACCGGAGAGGGGCAAGCAAACTCTTGA